The following are encoded together in the Candidatus Methylomirabilis tolerans genome:
- a CDS encoding YciI family protein — protein sequence MHYLLFYDVAPDYLERRQPFRKAHLELAHQAVARGELVLGGALANPADGVVLLFRGSSPAVAEAFAAADPYVAHGVVTRWRIREWTTVVGADAASPIRPEDL from the coding sequence ATGCATTATCTCCTGTTCTACGACGTCGCCCCCGATTACCTTGAACGGCGACAGCCCTTTCGCAAGGCGCATCTGGAGCTTGCGCACCAAGCCGTTGCGCGTGGCGAACTGGTCCTCGGCGGGGCGCTCGCCAACCCTGCGGACGGAGTAGTGCTACTCTTCCGTGGTTCTTCACCTGCTGTGGCCGAGGCGTTCGCTGCGGCCGACCCGTACGTCGCACACGGCGTGGTAACTCGCTGGCGTATTCGCGAGTGGACGACGGTGGTCGGTGCGGATGCGGCATCGCCGATTCGTCCCGAAGATCTCTGA
- the pyrE gene encoding orotate phosphoribosyltransferase: MLTPVDTPRDQLLRLLVQHSFQHSAEPVFTLASGRKSRYYINCKQTTFMSEAMPLLGRLFFERIKAAEQKDDTQITAVGGLTLGADPIAYAIAYHSALQGTPIQAFSVRKEPKGHGTQKWVEGFERLGARVVIIEDVVTTGASTLKAIDGALHAGFQIVKVLALVDRQEGGREELLKNGYKMESIYTTEDLMRLVRQSGD; the protein is encoded by the coding sequence ATGCTCACCCCCGTGGATACCCCAAGAGACCAACTCCTGAGACTGCTGGTTCAGCACTCCTTCCAGCACAGCGCCGAACCGGTCTTTACCCTGGCCTCCGGCCGAAAGAGCCGTTACTACATCAACTGTAAGCAGACAACGTTCATGTCGGAGGCGATGCCGCTCCTCGGCCGGCTCTTCTTCGAACGGATCAAGGCCGCTGAACAAAAGGATGACACGCAGATCACCGCCGTCGGAGGACTCACGCTTGGCGCGGACCCGATCGCCTACGCCATCGCCTATCACAGTGCGCTTCAAGGGACGCCGATCCAGGCCTTCAGCGTCCGAAAGGAGCCGAAAGGACATGGCACCCAGAAATGGGTGGAGGGATTCGAGCGGCTGGGCGCGAGGGTTGTGATTATTGAAGATGTCGTCACGACAGGAGCCTCCACCCTCAAGGCGATCGACGGCGCACTGCATGCCGGCTTTCAGATCGTCAAAGTGCTGGCGCTTGTGGACCGGCAGGAGGGTGGCCGCGAGGAACTGCTGAAAAACGGGTATAAGATGGAGTCGATCTACACCACCGAGGATCTCATGCGCCTCGTTCGCCAGTCAGGCGACTGA
- the msrA gene encoding peptide-methionine (S)-S-oxide reductase MsrA, which produces MKKATFGAGCFWGVEAAFRRVPGIVSTAVGYMGGPFENPTYRDVCSGTTGHAEVVEVEYDPSQVTYDDLLALFWSIHDPTTLNRQGPDRGAQYRSAIFFHDAEQQAAAVASKRKLELSGTHQRPIVTEITAASTFYRAEEYHQQYFEKQAQPRCTI; this is translated from the coding sequence ATGAAAAAGGCCACGTTCGGGGCGGGCTGCTTCTGGGGTGTCGAAGCTGCGTTTCGCCGGGTGCCGGGTATCGTCTCAACGGCAGTCGGGTACATGGGCGGCCCTTTCGAGAACCCGACCTACCGAGACGTCTGCTCCGGCACGACCGGCCATGCGGAGGTTGTCGAGGTAGAGTACGACCCTTCGCAGGTCACCTACGACGATCTCCTCGCTCTTTTCTGGTCGATTCACGACCCAACTACCCTGAATCGTCAGGGGCCGGACCGCGGCGCGCAGTACCGCTCGGCGATCTTCTTTCACGATGCCGAGCAGCAGGCTGCCGCGGTCGCGTCTAAACGCAAGCTGGAACTCAGCGGAACGCATCAGCGGCCGATCGTGACCGAGATCACAGCGGCCTCGACCTTTTACCGGGCAGAGGAATACCACCAGCAATACTTTGAAAAGCAGGCTCAGCCTCGCTGTACGATCTAG
- a CDS encoding DUF427 domain-containing protein — protein sequence MKAIWNGVTIAESDDTVVVEGNHYFPRASVRSDYLRESATHTTCHWKGEAGYYDLVVGDAVNRDAAWYYSLPKEAAKQIAGRVAFWKGVQIVE from the coding sequence ATGAAGGCTATCTGGAACGGAGTCACTATCGCCGAGAGCGACGACACCGTAGTCGTCGAGGGCAACCATTACTTTCCCCGTGCCTCGGTCCGGTCCGACTATCTCCGCGAGAGCGCCACCCATACGACCTGTCACTGGAAAGGCGAAGCCGGTTATTACGACCTCGTTGTCGGCGACGCCGTAAATCGTGATGCCGCCTGGTACTACTCTTTACCCAAGGAGGCCGCGAAGCAGATTGCCGGCCGCGTCGCCTTCTGGAAAGGGGTCCAGATCGTTGAATAA
- a CDS encoding slipin family protein → MNPVDILSTVFGLVPMLFLLILALFVLASSVRILPEYERAVIFRLGRLAKAVVNVGGTGNGPGLILLIPVIDRMTKVSLRTVAMDVPSQDVITKDNVSVKVNAVIYFRVIDPQRAIVQVENFLFATSQIAQTTLRSVLGQSELDELLAERERLNQRLQQIIDQHTDPWGIKVTVVEIKLVDLPHEMQRAMAKQAEAEREKRAKIIHAEGELIASEKLAQAGRIMATEPVTIQLRYLQTLTEIATEKNSTIVFPLPIDILKIFLSDPMKGTQS, encoded by the coding sequence ATGAATCCCGTGGATATTCTCTCGACTGTTTTCGGCTTAGTCCCGATGCTCTTTCTCCTCATCCTGGCGCTTTTCGTCCTTGCCAGCTCGGTCCGTATACTCCCTGAGTACGAACGGGCCGTGATCTTCCGTCTGGGCCGTCTCGCGAAGGCGGTGGTCAATGTCGGGGGGACCGGCAACGGCCCTGGGCTGATCCTCCTGATCCCGGTCATCGACCGGATGACGAAGGTCAGCCTGCGGACGGTGGCCATGGACGTTCCCTCCCAGGACGTTATTACCAAGGACAACGTCTCGGTCAAGGTGAACGCCGTCATCTATTTCCGGGTGATCGACCCACAGCGCGCCATCGTCCAGGTCGAGAATTTCCTTTTCGCCACCTCGCAGATCGCCCAAACCACCCTGCGGAGCGTCCTGGGACAGTCGGAGCTGGACGAGCTGCTTGCCGAGCGCGAGCGGCTCAACCAGCGGCTGCAACAGATTATCGACCAGCACACCGATCCGTGGGGGATCAAGGTCACCGTCGTGGAGATCAAGCTCGTAGACCTCCCGCACGAGATGCAGCGGGCCATGGCCAAACAGGCGGAGGCCGAGCGGGAGAAGCGGGCCAAAATCATCCATGCCGAGGGTGAGCTGATCGCCTCCGAAAAGCTGGCGCAGGCGGGCAGGATCATGGCGACCGAGCCTGTCACCATCCAGCTTCGCTACTTACAGACGCTCACCGAGATCGCCACAGAGAAAAACTCCACCATCGTCTTTCCACTCCCGATCGACATCTTGAAGATCTTCCTGTCCGACCCGATGAAGGGTACCCAATCATGA
- a CDS encoding nodulation protein NfeD: MIKRLVVWCTLIGIALAWPAVIYSRSEPAARSVLAIQVEGVISPSTADYIIRAIKQADREAAQALVIELDTPGGLDLSMRSIIKEMLAAERPIVVYVSPGGGRAASAGAFITLAAHVAAMAPGTNIGAAHPVNMGGQMDKEMSKKVTNDAAAYIRTIAEQRGRNAQWAEDAVRKSVSATEKEALKLKIIDLVADKLDDLLAALDGREVTTAHGKVMLHTKGVEVTRIEMDLRDKILKVISDPTIAYMLLMLGIAGLYFEISTPGAILPGALGGICLILAFYGLQTLPINYAGLLLILLAIILFIAEVKVVSYGLLTVGGIVAMVLGSIMLIRSPEPFMRISLSAILLTTAATAAFFGFIVTMALRAQRQKTTTGAEGLIGQIGTVMTPLKPEGSILVEGELWSAQCEDGAEPGDKVRILAVKGLMLFVSKDYEAVAVEADAPSTQQRQGGRT, from the coding sequence ATGATAAAACGGCTCGTCGTCTGGTGTACGCTGATAGGGATCGCGCTGGCGTGGCCTGCCGTCATCTACTCCCGATCGGAGCCTGCTGCCAGGTCCGTGCTGGCGATCCAGGTGGAAGGGGTCATCTCTCCCAGTACGGCCGACTATATTATTCGCGCGATCAAGCAGGCCGACCGCGAGGCGGCCCAGGCCCTGGTCATCGAACTGGACACCCCGGGCGGCCTTGACCTCTCGATGCGCTCCATCATCAAGGAGATGCTGGCGGCTGAGCGGCCAATCGTGGTCTATGTCTCGCCGGGCGGCGGCCGCGCCGCGTCCGCCGGCGCCTTCATCACCCTGGCCGCCCATGTGGCCGCCATGGCGCCTGGAACCAATATCGGCGCCGCCCACCCGGTCAATATGGGGGGGCAGATGGACAAAGAGATGAGTAAAAAGGTCACCAACGACGCGGCCGCCTATATCCGGACCATTGCCGAGCAGCGCGGCCGGAATGCTCAGTGGGCCGAGGATGCCGTGCGCAAGAGCGTCTCAGCGACTGAGAAGGAGGCGCTGAAGCTCAAGATCATCGACCTTGTAGCGGACAAGCTGGATGACCTGCTTGCGGCGTTGGATGGCCGGGAGGTCACGACGGCCCACGGCAAGGTCATGTTGCACACCAAAGGGGTCGAGGTCACACGGATCGAGATGGACCTTCGGGATAAGATCCTGAAGGTGATCTCCGATCCGACCATTGCGTATATGCTGTTAATGCTGGGCATAGCCGGGCTTTACTTCGAGATCTCGACGCCCGGCGCCATCCTGCCGGGGGCCCTCGGGGGGATCTGCCTGATTCTGGCCTTTTACGGCCTCCAGACCCTGCCCATCAATTACGCCGGACTGCTCCTCATCCTGCTGGCGATCATTCTGTTCATCGCCGAGGTGAAGGTGGTCTCTTATGGACTGCTTACTGTGGGCGGGATTGTCGCCATGGTCCTCGGCTCCATCATGCTGATCAGGAGCCCTGAGCCGTTCATGCGGATCTCACTCAGCGCCATCCTCTTGACCACCGCGGCAACGGCGGCCTTCTTCGGTTTCATTGTCACCATGGCCCTCAGAGCCCAGCGCCAGAAGACCACCACCGGCGCAGAGGGGCTCATCGGACAGATCGGCACAGTCATGACGCCGCTCAAGCCGGAGGGAAGCATCCTGGTGGAGGGAGAACTCTGGTCGGCTCAATGCGAGGACGGCGCTGAACCTGGCGACAAGGTCAGAATCCTGGCGGTGAAGGGGCTCATGTTATTCGTCAGCAAAGATTACGAGGCGGTGGCCGTTGAAGCCGATGCACCATCAACGCAACAGCGACAGGGAGGGCGGACATGA
- the mazG gene encoding nucleoside triphosphate pyrophosphohydrolase, with protein MAEASGEQFEALVRIMERLRADDGCPWDREQTQQTLKPFLIEEAYEVIEAIDEGNPKQIMEELGDLLFQVVFHAQVAAERREFTIGQILAATKDKMIRRHPHVFGESTASTAGEVLEQWEELKRKERNAGAAAPISALDGVPRELPGLLRVQRLQDKASSVGFDWPDISGVMAKVEEELDELKEAIERGAPEEVEQELGDALCSLVNLARFLNLSAEEALRKSITRFSARFRYMEAALREDGRCLNEVNMEEMDRLWEEAKSHDRSSGT; from the coding sequence ATGGCGGAAGCAAGCGGAGAGCAGTTTGAGGCGTTAGTGCGAATCATGGAGCGGCTTCGGGCAGATGACGGATGTCCATGGGATAGGGAGCAAACGCAGCAGACCTTGAAACCGTTCCTGATCGAGGAGGCCTATGAAGTGATAGAGGCGATCGACGAGGGTAACCCCAAACAGATCATGGAGGAACTCGGCGATCTTCTCTTCCAGGTAGTCTTTCACGCCCAGGTCGCGGCTGAGCGGCGTGAGTTTACTATCGGGCAGATCCTGGCGGCGACGAAAGACAAGATGATACGCCGTCACCCACACGTCTTTGGCGAGAGCACGGCGTCTACGGCCGGTGAGGTGCTGGAACAGTGGGAAGAGCTGAAGCGCAAGGAACGCAACGCCGGCGCCGCAGCCCCCATATCGGCCCTTGACGGTGTCCCCAGGGAGCTGCCCGGCCTTCTCCGTGTCCAGCGATTGCAGGACAAGGCCTCAAGCGTCGGATTTGATTGGCCTGACATCTCAGGGGTGATGGCCAAGGTCGAAGAGGAGCTTGACGAACTCAAGGAGGCGATCGAACGTGGTGCGCCGGAAGAGGTTGAGCAGGAGTTGGGAGATGCCCTGTGCAGCCTGGTCAATCTTGCCAGGTTCTTGAACCTAAGCGCGGAGGAAGCGCTTCGCAAGAGCATCACACGATTCTCAGCCAGATTCCGGTATATGGAGGCAGCGCTCCGGGAAGATGGTCGCTGTCTCAACGAGGTCAACATGGAGGAGATGGACAGGCTGTGGGAGGAAGCCAAGAGCCATGACCGCTCCTCTGGCACATGA
- a CDS encoding ZIP family metal transporter: MESFYISLAFGCAAAAANVAGGLLLTIKRRWDEVLLKHFVAVGTGFMLGAAFLGMVPESMRLTDNAPLLILGGYLLIHFAEHTLASHFHFGEETHVEAVLAPSVSLFALTGLLVHTFFDGVSIASGFHVSTELGVLIFVAVALHKIPEGFTVGSIMLASGRNRTIAVASSVALGFSTIFGVLFASYLEGLLGYRLAISAGVMIYVAASDLMPEVNREKGILMALMVFVGVLLFYLTEQLLSGLGH; the protein is encoded by the coding sequence ATGGAATCGTTCTACATCAGCCTGGCCTTTGGCTGCGCCGCCGCCGCAGCGAATGTGGCAGGCGGGCTCCTGCTTACGATCAAACGACGTTGGGATGAGGTGCTGCTGAAGCACTTCGTGGCGGTCGGGACCGGCTTCATGTTGGGGGCTGCCTTTCTTGGCATGGTCCCTGAGAGCATGCGCCTGACCGACAATGCTCCCCTGCTGATTCTCGGCGGCTATCTGCTGATCCACTTCGCGGAACATACGCTGGCGTCTCATTTTCACTTCGGCGAGGAGACCCATGTGGAGGCGGTGTTGGCGCCGTCGGTGAGCCTCTTTGCCCTGACGGGTCTGTTGGTTCATACCTTCTTCGACGGGGTATCGATTGCGTCGGGGTTTCACGTCAGTACGGAGCTGGGGGTATTAATCTTCGTCGCGGTGGCGCTTCACAAGATTCCTGAAGGGTTCACGGTCGGCTCCATCATGCTGGCGTCCGGCAGAAATCGTACAATAGCTGTTGCATCCTCGGTAGCGCTCGGGTTTTCGACAATCTTTGGCGTACTATTTGCGTCTTACCTTGAGGGACTGCTGGGGTATCGGCTGGCCATATCGGCAGGGGTCATGATTTATGTGGCGGCGTCTGACCTGATGCCGGAGGTCAACCGCGAGAAAGGGATCCTGATGGCGCTTATGGTATTCGTCGGGGTCCTCCTGTTCTACCTGACCGAGCAGTTGCTCTCCGGTTTAGGCCACTGA
- a CDS encoding lytic transglycosylase domain-containing protein → MFAFGVGFAIDYRPVTTGCGPGGCMGKTRLIAILCASAALLWTGPALGEIYYQIDENGIAHFTNAPTTPQHRRLSPGVLPPAAKLTAANLTELIDAFAAEYELDSALIRAVIQVESNFNRKAVSPKGAQGLMQLMPATIFRLSVGDAYDPHENIGAGVRYLRQLLDQFHGDLTLALAAYNAGENAVLRYKGIPPYQETRDYVAKVLSLYRRGQGERSTSKAIKAVAQVAAATPPAPAPKPIYKAELSDTILYSNIPPIIQTP, encoded by the coding sequence ATGTTTGCATTCGGTGTCGGGTTTGCTATAGACTACAGGCCTGTAACGACCGGCTGCGGACCAGGAGGATGCATGGGAAAGACCAGGCTGATCGCGATATTGTGTGCAAGCGCTGCTCTGTTGTGGACAGGGCCGGCGCTGGGGGAGATCTATTACCAGATTGATGAGAACGGGATCGCTCACTTTACCAATGCGCCGACAACACCGCAGCACAGGCGGCTTTCACCAGGCGTGTTGCCTCCAGCCGCCAAGCTCACCGCCGCCAACCTAACAGAGTTGATCGATGCCTTCGCCGCCGAGTACGAGCTTGACTCCGCCCTGATCCGAGCCGTAATTCAGGTGGAATCGAACTTTAACCGCAAGGCCGTCTCGCCCAAGGGGGCGCAAGGATTGATGCAACTCATGCCGGCCACCATCTTTCGCCTTTCAGTGGGGGACGCCTACGATCCTCACGAGAATATCGGAGCGGGTGTCCGTTATCTCCGCCAGCTTCTGGATCAGTTTCATGGCGATCTGACGCTGGCGCTCGCCGCCTACAATGCGGGGGAGAACGCGGTCCTTCGGTACAAAGGAATCCCTCCCTACCAGGAGACTCGTGATTACGTCGCGAAGGTCTTGAGCCTGTATCGGCGCGGACAAGGGGAGCGTTCGACGAGCAAGGCGATCAAGGCAGTCGCGCAGGTTGCCGCTGCAACGCCGCCGGCTCCTGCGCCCAAACCCATCTACAAAGCGGAATTGTCCGACACTATCTTGTACTCGAATATCCCGCCGATTATTCAAACTCCTTAG
- the fae gene encoding formaldehyde-activating enzyme, translated as MSMRDIMVGESLAGDGNEVAHIDLMIGPKNGPVGAVMAQRLAQQSAGHSALLAVVAPNLLAKPATVMFNKVTIKGAKQAVQMFGPAQAAVAKAVVDSVAEGVIAAKDAEDLAIVVGVFIHWEADDNKKIYDYNYQATKESIARALAEQPSMDEILAKKDKVKHPFA; from the coding sequence ATGTCGATGCGTGACATCATGGTTGGTGAGTCATTGGCAGGTGACGGTAACGAGGTGGCGCACATTGATCTGATGATCGGGCCCAAGAACGGTCCGGTCGGCGCCGTCATGGCACAGCGTCTTGCTCAGCAGAGCGCGGGCCACAGCGCCCTCCTGGCGGTCGTAGCGCCGAATTTGCTGGCGAAGCCTGCGACGGTCATGTTCAACAAGGTGACGATCAAGGGGGCAAAGCAGGCGGTCCAGATGTTCGGTCCGGCCCAGGCGGCCGTGGCGAAGGCCGTGGTCGATAGCGTCGCTGAAGGCGTGATCGCCGCGAAGGATGCTGAGGATCTGGCGATCGTTGTCGGCGTCTTCATCCACTGGGAGGCCGATGACAATAAGAAGATCTACGACTACAACTATCAGGCGACGAAGGAGTCGATCGCGCGGGCATTGGCAGAGCAGCCCTCGATGGACGAGATCCTGGCGAAGAAGGACAAGGTCAAGCATCCATTTGCGTAG
- a CDS encoding methylenetetrahydromethanopterin dehydrogenase → MATERKHLLYFLTTEAQPSPFDINMAYDAGFHAVIPYGGVNEESAVLLVQDIIFSRGPKGAKFSALFIGGNDIDSAEGVRQAAAKSMFPPFQVSMMIDPKGSYTTAVALVAKAEKALSGLRGKQVAIPGGTGPVGIVAATLCVKLGAEVIIGSRQLSGVERLAQRLSAQTGGSVKGAAMATDEDKISHLRSADVILTTGKAGIQMISEAVLNVLPSGKLVADVNAVPPTGIYNLAPNDDMKEIVPGIKGIGALAVGVLKYDVEIEMLETIRTSDKFVVLDENQALEIAQRRLSVR, encoded by the coding sequence ATGGCGACCGAGCGAAAGCATCTTCTCTATTTTTTGACGACGGAGGCCCAACCGAGTCCGTTTGACATCAACATGGCGTACGATGCGGGCTTCCACGCTGTCATTCCCTATGGTGGCGTGAACGAGGAGTCTGCAGTCCTGCTGGTGCAGGATATTATCTTCTCTCGAGGCCCGAAAGGCGCCAAGTTCAGCGCGCTCTTCATCGGGGGTAATGACATAGACTCGGCCGAAGGGGTCCGTCAAGCCGCCGCAAAGAGTATGTTCCCCCCCTTCCAGGTGTCGATGATGATCGATCCCAAGGGGTCCTACACGACGGCCGTCGCGCTGGTCGCCAAGGCGGAGAAGGCGCTGAGCGGATTGCGCGGCAAACAGGTAGCCATCCCGGGGGGCACAGGCCCTGTGGGTATTGTGGCAGCGACCCTCTGTGTGAAGCTGGGAGCCGAAGTCATTATCGGCTCCAGGCAACTGAGCGGTGTAGAGCGCCTAGCCCAGCGGCTGTCAGCGCAGACGGGAGGCTCCGTCAAGGGCGCCGCGATGGCGACGGACGAGGACAAGATCTCGCACCTGCGTAGCGCTGATGTGATCCTGACGACTGGTAAGGCGGGTATCCAGATGATTTCCGAGGCGGTCCTGAACGTGCTCCCGTCGGGTAAACTTGTCGCCGACGTCAATGCCGTTCCCCCGACCGGCATTTATAACCTCGCGCCTAATGATGACATGAAAGAGATCGTCCCTGGCATCAAGGGAATCGGAGCCCTTGCCGTTGGGGTCCTGAAGTACGATGTCGAGATAGAGATGCTCGAGACAATCCGGACTTCGGATAAGTTTGTCGTTCTTGACGAGAATCAGGCCTTGGAGATTGCTCAGAGGCGCCTTTCCGTTCGATAG
- a CDS encoding formylmethanofuran dehydrogenase yields MAETQFILITGRSTKQGKSVHLGKEAQEYRDEISTLQMNLKDIEALGLQDGAQVRVTSNYGSMVVTLKKWDIPQGVLFIPYGEVSNALIGSDTQSTGMPDSKGIAVEVERYG; encoded by the coding sequence GTGGCTGAGACACAGTTTATATTGATTACCGGCCGATCGACGAAGCAGGGAAAGTCGGTTCATCTCGGTAAGGAAGCCCAAGAGTATCGGGATGAGATCTCGACCTTGCAGATGAACCTCAAGGATATCGAAGCGTTAGGGTTACAGGATGGGGCTCAGGTGCGGGTCACATCGAACTACGGTTCGATGGTGGTAACACTAAAGAAGTGGGATATTCCGCAAGGGGTACTCTTTATCCCCTACGGGGAAGTGAGCAATGCCCTGATCGGTTCGGATACCCAGTCCACAGGGATGCCGGATTCAAAGGGGATCGCGGTGGAGGTTGAGCGCTATGGCTGA
- a CDS encoding formylmethanofuran dehydrogenase subunit B, with the protein MAESVAVKEPYVMTGVVCPYCGVTCDDLEVRVENGKITEVKNACVLGKDTFLHHLEGLSTPRLYGKPATVDECIDAAAEILAKAKYPLIYGLDSTELGAQRASIELADLIGANIDHTSSVCHAPSYQAVMTAGIPTCTSGETKNRADLVIFWGCNPAEAHPRHATRYSVTVKGMFTPRGKKDRMVIQVDVRPTPTTRIADAFIQMKPNSDYEVISALRALVKGHELDQTEVGGIAVDELKALVEKMKSCKFGIVYWGMGLTQTRGKYLNLVALLKLAQDLNEFTKFSCAAMRGHGNVVGMAQVLTWQTGFPFHVNMSRGYPRFNPGEFSVVDLLARKEVDAALIIAGDAIGNFPGSLAEHLKSIPLIAIDPKESDTTRVADIVIPSAQGAIGAGGMAYRMDHIPLMFKKVVESPYPSDREIIDRIIAKVKAMKSCGHGAPAPAGRG; encoded by the coding sequence ATGGCTGAGAGCGTTGCCGTGAAAGAACCGTATGTGATGACGGGCGTCGTGTGTCCCTATTGCGGGGTGACATGCGACGATCTTGAGGTTCGAGTCGAGAATGGGAAGATCACGGAAGTCAAGAATGCCTGCGTTCTTGGCAAGGACACCTTTCTCCATCATCTGGAGGGATTGTCGACCCCGAGGCTGTATGGGAAACCGGCGACTGTTGATGAGTGTATAGACGCGGCCGCAGAGATTCTCGCCAAGGCCAAATATCCCCTCATCTATGGACTCGACTCCACAGAGCTGGGCGCGCAGCGGGCGTCGATCGAGCTGGCCGATTTGATCGGGGCGAATATCGATCATACCTCTTCTGTCTGCCACGCGCCGAGCTACCAGGCGGTGATGACAGCCGGCATCCCGACTTGTACGTCGGGAGAGACGAAGAACCGGGCCGATCTGGTGATCTTTTGGGGTTGTAATCCGGCAGAGGCTCACCCAAGGCACGCCACTCGGTACTCGGTCACCGTCAAGGGGATGTTCACCCCCAGGGGGAAGAAGGACCGGATGGTCATTCAGGTCGATGTCAGGCCGACGCCGACCACACGCATAGCGGATGCCTTCATCCAGATGAAACCGAACTCCGACTACGAGGTCATCTCTGCTCTCAGGGCGCTCGTGAAAGGCCACGAACTGGATCAGACTGAGGTCGGAGGAATAGCGGTCGATGAATTGAAAGCTCTTGTGGAAAAGATGAAGAGCTGTAAGTTCGGGATCGTCTACTGGGGCATGGGCCTGACCCAGACCAGAGGCAAATATCTGAATCTTGTCGCGCTGCTCAAGCTTGCTCAAGACCTCAACGAGTTTACGAAATTTTCTTGTGCGGCGATGAGGGGGCATGGCAATGTGGTGGGCATGGCTCAGGTGCTGACGTGGCAAACGGGCTTTCCCTTCCATGTGAACATGAGTCGCGGCTATCCTCGATTCAACCCAGGGGAATTCTCGGTAGTCGATCTGTTGGCCCGTAAAGAGGTCGATGCCGCGCTGATTATTGCCGGCGACGCCATCGGAAACTTTCCTGGGAGCCTGGCTGAGCATCTGAAATCGATTCCGTTGATTGCCATCGATCCTAAAGAGAGCGATACGACCAGAGTGGCTGACATTGTCATTCCGTCAGCGCAGGGAGCCATCGGCGCCGGGGGGATGGCATACAGGATGGACCATATCCCCCTGATGTTCAAAAAGGTGGTTGAGTCACCCTACCCATCGGATCGGGAGATCATCGACCGCATCATCGCGAAGGTGAAGGCGATGAAGAGTTGCGGCCATGGCGCTCCCGCTCCGGCCGGTAGAGGCTGA